The nucleotide sequence GATGCAAAATTCTTTATCGCATGCACCAGAAAGCAAGTAGGACATAGTTGTTCTACTTTTTTCTAGCCACTTTAATCTATTTTTATCGCAGGAAATTTATTCAGATGTCGCTGTTTGCTCTGAATAAATTTCCCACTTGTTTACAGTTATTTTTGTAGCGAAGGAAAGATTGAAATCCGTAGAACCACTCAAAATTTTCTGGTTTAGACTAAAGTTTAAGCCAACAAAAACTGAAAAAACTCAAAACTATAAAATCAATATAAAACAATAATTTAATAAAACTTAAAAATTCTAGAGTTGTTTAATTTGCATGCAAAATTGGTATGACTAATTATATCTTTTAAAATTAATATTGATCTTAAAAAGCTCAAAAATTACTATTGTTCGACCAATTTACGGCTACTTACTGAAATTTAATCAATATTGGTCGTACCAATTTATTAAAGATCGTTTGTGTGATGATGTGCATATGCCAAGCATTTCAAGGAGACGACAATGCTTCAAACCTGGCAGCAAATTTATGATCCCATGAGCAATATTTGGATCTCAAGTATTGTCGCGTTGATCCCAATTGTATTTTTCTTTTTAGCTTTAACCGTATTTCGAATGAAGGGGAGTGTCGCAGGAACCATTACTGTTGTCCTGGCGCTTCTGGTTTCATTATTTGCTTATGGAATGCCAGCACCGATGGCATTTGCCTCGTTGGCATATGGTTTCCTGTATGGTCTGTGGCCGATTGCCTGGATTATTCTCGGGGCATTATTCCTGTATAAAGTTTCGGTAAAAACCGGTCAGTTCGATATTATCCGTTCTTCGATTCTGTCCATTACTGAAGACCAGCGTCTGCAAATGCTTTTAGTCGGCTTTGCCTTCGGTACCTTCCTGGAAGGTGCAGCAGGTTTCGGTGCACCAGTGGCCATTACTGCGGCACTGTTAGTGGGCTTAGGTTTTAAACCACTGTATGCAGCTGGTCTATGTCTGATCGTGAACACTGCACCGGTAGCTTTTGGTGCAATGGGGATTCCAATCATCGTAGCGGGTCAGGTTTCAGGTCTTGAAACGCTGGACATCAGTAAGATGGTGGGCCGTCAGTTGCCAATCATGGTACCAATCGTACTGTTCTGGATTATGGCAATCATGGATGGCTGGCGCGGGATTAAAGAAACTTGGCCTGCAATCATCGTGGCAAGTGCTTCATTCTCACTGGCGCAATTCCTGACTTCGAACTATGTTGGTCCTGAACTGCCAGACATCACTGCAGCGATTGCATCTCTTATCAGCTTGACCCTGTTCCTGAAATTCTGGAAACCAAAACGTATCTTCCGTTTTGAAGACCAGGATGTAAAAGTAGATGCCAGCATTGCAGCTGAAGCCAACAAAAAATACACCATCGGTCAAATTGCCAAAGCATGGTCTCCATTTGCAGTATTAACAGCGATGGTAACCCTGTGGAGTATCAAACCGTTCAAAGACCTGTTTGCCAAAGGCGGTCCACTGAATGACCTGGTGATTTCGATCAAGGTGCCATTCCTGCATGAAATGATCCAGAAAATGCCACCTGTGGTTGCTGAAGTGAAAGACTATGAAGCGATCTACAAGTTCGACTGGTTATCTGCAACTGGTACAGCAATCATGATCGCAGCTGTGATCACCGTGATTTACCTGAAAATGAAACCACGTGAAGCAGTATCCACTTTTGCGGAAACCTTCCGTGAGCTGAAAACACCAATTTATTCGATTGGTATGGTGCTGTCTTTTGCCTTCATCGCCAACTACTCAGGTATGTCTGCAACACTGGCATTAGCGTTGGCACATACCGGTGATGCATTTACCTTCTTCTCACCATTCCTGGGCTGGATCGGCGTGTTCTTAACAGGTTCTGATACGTCAGCAAACGCATTGTTCTCTGCACTTCAAGCAACCACTGCACAGCAGATCGGCGTGCCAGAAGTATTGTTAGTAGCTGCGAACACCAGTGGTGGTGTAACAGGTAAAATGATTTCACCACAATCGATTGCGATTGCATGTGCTGCCGTAGGCTTGGTTGGTAAGGAATCGGATTTATTCCGCTTCACCGTAAAACACAGTATCACCTTTACTGTGATGATCGGTATCATTATTACCTTACAAGCTTATGTGTTCCCATGGATGATTCCATAACAGGCAATTGAGGATCGTAAATGAAAGTCTCCAACAAAGTTGTTCAAAGTCTGCGTTTGCTTATCGAAGAAAACAACATGCAGGTTGGAGACCGTTTGCCTGCTGAACGTAAATTGTGCGAGAAACTGGGTGTTTCTCGTTCATCATTAAGAGAGGCGATTCAACAATTAGCCAGTCAAGGTTTGCTGGTCAGTAAAGTGGGGGCAGGGACGTTTTTACAGAAACTGCCGGTTAACTGGTCACAAAATCTAATTGTTGAACCGCTTACCAGCTTAATGAACCAAGACCCTGAATATCGTACCGATGTGCAAGAAGCACGTATGGTACTTGAAGGGGGGACGGCCTGGTATGCCGCACAGCGTGCTACGCCTGAAGATATTGCAAAAATTCGTCACTGTTTCGAGCAGATTCATTATTTCCAAATGCAGGGTGATGATGCTCAATCTGCAATTGCTGATGCCAACTTCCATTTGGCGATTGCGGAAGCTTCGCATAATTTGGTGCTAATCCAAATGATGCGCGGCATTTTCGATTTATTGCAATACAACGTGATGCTGGGACGACGCAAAGTCTATACCACACCACGTCATTTTGAGCTTTTGTATGACCAGCACTTTCAAGTGATGGATGCCATCGAACGCCAAGATCCGGAAGCTGCGCGCAAAGCAGTTTGTGGACACATCGAATTTGTAGTTCAACGGGTACGTATGATTGATGAAGAAGAAGCTCGTCGTCAGCGTGCCAGTCGATTAAATAGGACCTAGATTATGATTATTTCTTCTGCGAATGATTACCGCGAAGCAGCAAGACGTCGTTTGCCACCATTTTTATTCCATTACATCGATGGTGGTGCGTATGCGGAATATACGCTGAAGCGCAATGTAGAAGATCTATCAAAAGTGGCGCTGCGTCAGCGTGTCCTGAATGACATGTCACAGCTCAGCCTAGAAACCAAACTGTTTGATGAAACCCTGTCGATGCCGGTGGCTTTATCGCCTGTGGGTTTGACCGGCATGTATGCACGCCGTGGTGAGGTGCAGGCAGCGGTTGCAGCCGATAAAAAAGGAATTCCATTTACTTTATCAACCGTATCAGTGTGTCCAATTGAAGAAGTGACACCGGCGATTTCCCGTCCGATGTGGTTCCAGCTGTATGTGTTGCGTGACCGTGGATTTATGCGTAATGCCTTGGAACGTGCTAAAGCTGCTGGCTGTTCAACCCTGGTCTTCACCGTAGATATGCCAGTACCGGGCGCACGTTACCGTGATGCCCACTCTGGTATGAGTGGTCCAAATGCCGCTATGCGCCGTTATTTACAGTCTTGCTTGCACCCACACTGGGCCTGGAATGTGGGCTTGCTGGGCCGTCCGCATGATTTGGGTAACATTTCTAAATACCTCGGTAAACCAACAGGGCTGGAAGATTATATCGGCTGGTTAGGTGCCAACTTTGACCCATCGATTTCATGGAAAGACCTAGAATGGATCCGTGATTTCTGGGATGGCCCAATGGTGATCAAAGGCATTCTGGATCCTGAAGATGCCAAAGATGCGGTACGTTTCGGTGCCGATGGTATCGTGGTATCCAATCATGGTGGTCGTCAGCTGGATGGCGTGTTATCAACAACGCGTGCACTCCCACCAATCGCGGATGCCGTAAAAGGTGACCTAAAAATTCTGGTGGATTCAGGTATCCGTAACGGTCTGGATGTGGTGCGTATGCTGGCAATGGGTGCGGATACCTGTATGTTAGGTCGTGCTTTCGTGTATGCACTCGGTGCTGCAGGCGGTGCCGGTGTCAGCAACCTGCTTGATCTAATCGATAAGGAAATGCGTGTAGCCATGACCCTGACCGGTGCCAAGTCAATTGCTGATATCACAGAAGACTGTCTGGTTAAACTGGATCGTGAACTTTCACAATAAAGTAAATCGGGGATGACCGCTTGGAAGTGGTCATCTTTAACCCATTCGAAACAGCGGAATTTCTGCTGTTTCACAAACGAGATAAAAATCCAAAACATGCTTATGGCTGATTTGCTAAACAGACAGCCATGAAAATGAACCGGGGCTGAACTATGCAAAACTCATTTGACACTACTGCGACCTTAAAGAAACTGGTGGCTGTAGTCGGCCAGCAACATGTGCTGACCGATGATAACGATACTCGTCTGTATCGACAGGGGCGACGTTATGGTTCAGGTGAAGTGTTTGCGGTGGTAGCACCGGGTTCATTGCTGGAACAATGGAAAGTCCTGCAAGTTGCCGTTGAAGCTGACTGTATCGTGATCATGCAGGCGGCCAATACCGGTTTAACCGGTGGCTCTACACCATTTGGTGAATATGATCGTCCGGTGATCGTGATGAGTACCCGTCGTCTGGCTGGCATTCAAGTGATTCAGGATGGCAAGCAGGTCGTATGTCTACCGGGTGCTACACTCGATGCCCTGGAAAAACAGCTGGCACCGTTTAACCGTGAACCGCATTCGGTAATTGGTTCATCCTGTATCGGTGCTTCAGTACTGGGTGGCGTGTGTAATAATTCCGGCGGTGCCTTGGTGCGTCGTGGCCCAGCCTATACTGAACTGGCACTGTATGCCCGCGTGAATGAACAAGGTCAGCTGGAACTGATTAACCATTTGGGTATTAACCTCGGGAATAGCCCGGAAGAAATTCTGAAAAATCTGGAACAGAAACGCTATGGTGATCAGGACATCCAGCAACAGGAACATCGCTGTGCATCCGATCATCGTTATAGCCATGATGTGCGTCAGGTGGATGCCGATACCCCGGCACGTTTTAATGCCGACCCAAGCCGTCTGTTTGAAGCTTCGGGTTCTGCCGGTAAGGTCTGCGTGTTTGCAGTTCGTCTGGATACTTTTGAAAAGATTCCAAGCCAGGTGTTCTATGTCGGTACTAATTCTCAGGATGACCTGACTGAAATCCGCCGTTTCCTGTTAAAAGACCTGCCACGTTTGCCGATTGCCGGGGAATATATCCACCGTGTGGCATATGACATCGGTGCGGAATACGGCAAAGACACTTTCATGTTCATTGAAAAATTCGGTACGGCTAAAGTGCCTGCTGCATTTGCCATGAAAGACAAGGTCGATGGCGTGTTGCAAAAAATCGGCATGCGTGGCCTAAGCGACAAGATTCTGCAAATGGTCAGCAAAATGCTGCCATCGCATTTGCCGAAACGCATGAATGAATACCGTGATCTGTATGAGCATCACTTGATTCTACGTATCGAAAATCAGGATGTGGAACAGGTTCAAGCCTTCTTTGAAAGCTACTTTAAGGCTCATTCAACTGGAAATTATTTCCTGTGTACTGAAGAAGAAGGGCGTAAAGCCTTCTTGCACCGTTTCGCCGTAGCGGGCGCCGCGATCCGTTATCGCGACACGCATTTAAGCGAAGTTGAAGATATCGTGGCACTGGATATTGCGCTGCGTCGTAATGACCGTCAGTGGGTAGAAACTCTGCCACAGGAAATGGAAGAGAAGATCCTGCACAAACTCTATTATGGTCATTTCCTGTGTCACGTATTCCATCAGGATTACATCGTGAAAAAAGGTGTTGATCCGCTGGAAATGGAACATGCGATGTGGAAGCTGCTGGATGATCGCGGTGCGGAATATCCGGCTGAACATAATGTGGGGCATCTCTACATTGCCAAACCGGCACTAAAAAACCATTACCAGAAACTGGATCCAACCAACAGCTTTAACGTGGGTATTGGACATAC is from Acinetobacter sp. ANC 7912 and encodes:
- the lldR gene encoding transcriptional regulator LldR, which codes for MKVSNKVVQSLRLLIEENNMQVGDRLPAERKLCEKLGVSRSSLREAIQQLASQGLLVSKVGAGTFLQKLPVNWSQNLIVEPLTSLMNQDPEYRTDVQEARMVLEGGTAWYAAQRATPEDIAKIRHCFEQIHYFQMQGDDAQSAIADANFHLAIAEASHNLVLIQMMRGIFDLLQYNVMLGRRKVYTTPRHFELLYDQHFQVMDAIERQDPEAARKAVCGHIEFVVQRVRMIDEEEARRQRASRLNRT
- the dld gene encoding D-lactate dehydrogenase — translated: MQNSFDTTATLKKLVAVVGQQHVLTDDNDTRLYRQGRRYGSGEVFAVVAPGSLLEQWKVLQVAVEADCIVIMQAANTGLTGGSTPFGEYDRPVIVMSTRRLAGIQVIQDGKQVVCLPGATLDALEKQLAPFNREPHSVIGSSCIGASVLGGVCNNSGGALVRRGPAYTELALYARVNEQGQLELINHLGINLGNSPEEILKNLEQKRYGDQDIQQQEHRCASDHRYSHDVRQVDADTPARFNADPSRLFEASGSAGKVCVFAVRLDTFEKIPSQVFYVGTNSQDDLTEIRRFLLKDLPRLPIAGEYIHRVAYDIGAEYGKDTFMFIEKFGTAKVPAAFAMKDKVDGVLQKIGMRGLSDKILQMVSKMLPSHLPKRMNEYRDLYEHHLILRIENQDVEQVQAFFESYFKAHSTGNYFLCTEEEGRKAFLHRFAVAGAAIRYRDTHLSEVEDIVALDIALRRNDRQWVETLPQEMEEKILHKLYYGHFLCHVFHQDYIVKKGVDPLEMEHAMWKLLDDRGAEYPAEHNVGHLYIAKPALKNHYQKLDPTNSFNVGIGHTSKLKYWK
- the lldP gene encoding L-lactate permease; this translates as MLQTWQQIYDPMSNIWISSIVALIPIVFFFLALTVFRMKGSVAGTITVVLALLVSLFAYGMPAPMAFASLAYGFLYGLWPIAWIILGALFLYKVSVKTGQFDIIRSSILSITEDQRLQMLLVGFAFGTFLEGAAGFGAPVAITAALLVGLGFKPLYAAGLCLIVNTAPVAFGAMGIPIIVAGQVSGLETLDISKMVGRQLPIMVPIVLFWIMAIMDGWRGIKETWPAIIVASASFSLAQFLTSNYVGPELPDITAAIASLISLTLFLKFWKPKRIFRFEDQDVKVDASIAAEANKKYTIGQIAKAWSPFAVLTAMVTLWSIKPFKDLFAKGGPLNDLVISIKVPFLHEMIQKMPPVVAEVKDYEAIYKFDWLSATGTAIMIAAVITVIYLKMKPREAVSTFAETFRELKTPIYSIGMVLSFAFIANYSGMSATLALALAHTGDAFTFFSPFLGWIGVFLTGSDTSANALFSALQATTAQQIGVPEVLLVAANTSGGVTGKMISPQSIAIACAAVGLVGKESDLFRFTVKHSITFTVMIGIIITLQAYVFPWMIP
- the lldD gene encoding FMN-dependent L-lactate dehydrogenase LldD, giving the protein MIISSANDYREAARRRLPPFLFHYIDGGAYAEYTLKRNVEDLSKVALRQRVLNDMSQLSLETKLFDETLSMPVALSPVGLTGMYARRGEVQAAVAADKKGIPFTLSTVSVCPIEEVTPAISRPMWFQLYVLRDRGFMRNALERAKAAGCSTLVFTVDMPVPGARYRDAHSGMSGPNAAMRRYLQSCLHPHWAWNVGLLGRPHDLGNISKYLGKPTGLEDYIGWLGANFDPSISWKDLEWIRDFWDGPMVIKGILDPEDAKDAVRFGADGIVVSNHGGRQLDGVLSTTRALPPIADAVKGDLKILVDSGIRNGLDVVRMLAMGADTCMLGRAFVYALGAAGGAGVSNLLDLIDKEMRVAMTLTGAKSIADITEDCLVKLDRELSQ